The genomic window AAGACTAATGGGACCTGAGTTATGGAGTTTTGCAGTTTCTACTGCTAAACCCAATTATGAAAAAAGTAAGCCATTGGGAGAGAGTTACCATGACAGAAAATGTCAAGTAACAGCTCTAAAAATCAATAATTTTTCACTTTATGAAATTCACtttttcttttacaaaaccatgaaagtggtttttagtgcaggccggcacgctgaaagTTCTGTGCTGCTCGTgtcgagagcagcacagagcattcagcatgccagcctgcactaaattccgcttccgcagttttgtaaaaggaggggttaggCATTTAAAAGGCAAAAAATGGAAAAGTAcctgtttcttcttttttatagTAATGAATTGAAATAAAATCCAAACACCAACAGCAAATGCAGTACAAGAGTAAATGTAAAATCTGTTGATCCAGAATGACATAAAACAAGCATAGAGAAAGTCTGATATTTCCACTGGAGCATCTATAACAGAGAAGAACCAATTACTATATTTTCCTAATTTAGAGAGGAAAAGTACACATACTTTTACACTGAAAACTGCCCTCAGGTAGGATTCAAAGATTTTTACCTGCTTTTCTATGGACagagtttggtaaaaaaaaaaaaagtgtccataGATTTTTCAAAATCCAAACTATGCATGTTTTCCAGCCCTGCCCTTAAACACATTCTGGGGGAGGAAAAAACACTCCTTTCAATCCAATTAAAATAAGGTACCTTATGGTAATATTTTTTAGCCTAGTCAGACTAATGGAGGGCAATTTTCATAGGAATCAGTTTACCTCAGTATTTGCTTGAATAAATAGATTTAAAATTGTCTATCCCATGACCAGCACAGGATTGGGATAAAATAAAACTGAAACATACTACATTTTTGTAAATAGGCCCTTAAGAAAGTAAGCAGTTGTCATGCGAGTGTGGTAAAGATTACCACATTCATAGACTACCACAAGAAAATTCATCAttaaccccctaattctatataagAGATGCCACAAATTTGGCATCAATACAAGGATTAACAGCAGGCACACATATAACCGCACTTAGGTGTTTTTCTATAAGTACACCTAAGTGCTTTAGTTCATAACTGCAAGGGGGCAGGACAATGAGGCTAAGGACACGCTACAAACGTATGCAAAAAAACTTATTGAATACTATAAGATGCGTGCATAAATGTCAACATTCAGACACTAACATATACACCTGCCTTTAACATGGCATaagtcaggggtctccaaagtccctccttgagagccaaatccagtcggattttcaggatttccccaatgaatatgcattgaaagcaatgcatgcacatagatctcatgcatattcattggggaaatcctgaaaacccgactggattcggccctcaagcagggactttggagacccctggcatAAGTGATAGCACCTAAATGTTGGTGCTCAAATACCAACttctattctataacagaatctggtcACCTAGAtgcccttatagaatactatcctAGTGCACAGATTTCCAGCAAATAACTTTAAGGACAATTTATATAACTGTCTTACTGTACAGCATATTGTCAGGGAGAAAACAGTTGTTATTGAGCATGCACTGTAGATGGCAGTTAGCAAAAAGTACTTTACCATACTATTTGAGCAGTTAACATTGATGAACTGACCACCTCCTCCTAAATGGGAAGCAGTAAATATATTTGTGCTATCAAAACACATATTACACTGCGCAGTAACTGTATGGAAAGATGCTAGAAGTGCCCTTAAGTTAATGCACAGGCTTTCTTCGGCACGTTAGTAAATATGCTTACTTACAGACATTAGGCAAAAACACAGACCAACTAAGATTTATAGCTTTAAGCATGtatttcagggatctcaaagtccctccttgagggctgcaatccagtcgggctttcaggatttccccaatgaatatgcattgaagcagtggatgcacataaatctcatacatattcatttgggaaatcctgaaaatccgactggactgcggccctcaaggagggactttgagacctcctGATATATTTCATACAAGCCAGCACATAATAAAATGattaccagggctgcccaagtccggtcctcgagatgtactggcaggccaggttttcaggatatccacaatgaacatgcatgagagagagatttgcatacccaagaaagcagtgcaggcaaatctttctcatgcatattcattgtggatatcctgaaaacctggcctgccagtacatctcgaggaccggacttgggcagccctggaaaCTATTGGCAACTGTAAACTTTAGAGACAcctcaataaaaagaaaaagaccAAAAGGCGCTCACCCATCCTTTACCCTGCAGCAACAACAGAGGGTAAAAGCTGCCTCTTCAAAAACATAAACAATCTTCGCCCGCAGCAGCCCCCAAACAGCTCTGACTCGATATCAAACCCAACTTCTAACAAACACTAGTGCCCTAGTCCTGGGCGCCGCCATCTTGTTTCCGCCTCTTCGATTAACTTTATTGCGCCCGCTTGAGACCGCAGCCGACAAAGTGGGCGGGGCCGTCTGGCGTTGGCCGTCCCTGCGTGCGTGCGCGCGTTGCGCCTGTGGCGCCGACGCTTGTTTGCTTCCTGGACGGCCGTCGCGGAGGGAGCGCGATGTCCATCTTCACCCCGACCAACCAGATCCGGCTGACGAATGTGGCCGTGGTGCGGATGAAGAAGGGCGGCAAGAGGTTCGAGATCGCCTGCTACAAGAACAAAGTGATGAGCTGGAGAAGTGGCGCGTGAGTGTcgggggaaagggggaggagcGCAAGGCCTGGGCGGGACTAAATCCCTGCACcggacctccccccaccctcaaaCCTGTTCTGATGGGgcccataagaattgccctactgggacagaccgaaggtccatcaagcccagtatcctgtttccaagttgGACTGGGAATACCAGGTGGCTCTAGGCCAGgggggtcaaagtccctcctcgagggccacaatccagtcggattttcaggatttccccaatgaatatgcatgagatcgattagcATACcaggaaagcagtgcatgcaaatagatctcatgcatattcattggggaaatcctgaaaacccgactggattgtggccctcgaggagggactttgacacccctgctctagccacACCACCCTGAGTACGCAGATACTGTCAAATTGTCGGATATCCAGAGACCTACTCTTTAGTTCGTCGGTAtctctctcttgtctctccctacactcctccTCAGGAATTCCATTCATCTCTTATCtctacccttctcttctactgccaacaccctttctctcttgctgcatCTTACACCTGGAACAGACCATCTGAGTCAGAacatcaagctccatccctggaattattcaaatccagagtcaatgcccacctcttcgagaatgcattgcagaagcggtttttagcacaggccagcacgctaaatgctctgctgctcccgacgctcataggaaccctatgagtgtcagaagcagcacatagcattcagcgtgccggcctgcgctaaaagccACTTCTGCGGTTTTGCAAAAGATGGGAGTTTAACTCATAACCCCCATACTCTAAGCACCCCTAGAAACTCCCTAAACCTCTATTTGTCCTGTTGTctgttaatttagattgtaagctgtactGAGCAGGGATCGTCTCTTAAATATGTTGTACAGCctatcagcgctatagaaatggtaAAAAGTAGGAAGGATGCCCTATcatttgggcaagtcatttaatcctccattgctccaggtataaaacttaagcccccttttactaagccaaaaGCATTTGACTGCACggcaaataccgtattttcacgcatataacacgcacgttatacacgattttacaaaccgtgcataaccatgcgcgttatacgcgtgagcgcgttgtacaaatatttttttacatagtttcccctcccccgacatccgattcatcaccccgaaagaccgctcgcacccccaccccgaaggaccactcgcacctccacagcctccccctcatagaaacatagaaagtgacggcagaaaaaggccgaggcccatcgagtctgcccacaccgctgacccaccccccctatttaatcactctctgatgacctttccctcctagagatccgacatgagcatcccatctgttcttaaaatccgacacgctgctggcctcgatcacctgcactgggagcttgttccagctgtcaaccactctttcggtgaagaagtatttcctggtgtcgccatgaaacttcccgccctttattttcagcgggtgtcctcttgtggcggagggtcctttaagaaggaaaatatcatcttctccctcgatacgaccagtgacatacttaaacgtctcaatcatgtctcctctctccctgcgttcttcgagagagtatagctgcaattcgttcagtctttcttcgtatgatagatctttaagccccgagaccatcctggtggccatccgctgtaccgactcgactctcagtacatctttacggtaatgtggcctccagaattgtacgcagtactccagatgaggcctcaccatggttctgtacaagggcattaggacgtcaggcttccgactaacaaagcttctccggatacaacccaacatttgcctagccctggatgaggccttctccacttgattggccgttttcatgtcttcactgatgatcacccccaaatcccgttctgctgtagtccttgctaaggttttaccatttaatgtgtacgttctgcacggattattgttgcccaggtgcatgaccttgcatttgttagcgttgaagccaagctgccaggtcgaggaccaatgttccaataaaaccaggtcttgcgtcatgctgtcggacagactgccgttacccacaatgttacatagtttggcatcatcggcgaataatgctattttaccttgaagcccctgagtcatgtctcttacgaatatgttgaaaaggatcgggcccaagaccgagccctgcggcaccccactggtcacttccgtcgttttagagatggtaccattaaccaccaccctctgagttcttccactcagccaatcgtggaccctcccgcatggagaagctgcctaccgttgtttccggatgccagtgagcccagctgcttcctctgccggcggtcctgccccttctctgagccctgcgctgcttcctcttccggcggtcccgccctttctctgacgttagagaaagggcgggaccgccggaagaggaagcagcgtagcgcagggctcagagaaggggcgggaccgccggcagaggaagcagctgggctcactggcatccggaaacaacggtaggcagcttctccatgcgggagggaggggggaggctgtgggggtgcgagcggtccttcgggtgggggtgcgagcggtccatcggaaaggagagtcggggcgggcgaaaggagagttggggcggccaacagagagtcggggcggcatgcacggtatacgcgtgtgcacgctatagtaaaatttttttacataaatttctgttctccgcgcgctatacccgtgtgcgcggtatatgggtgaaaatacagtactccaACACCCAAtcctatgggcatcggagcatttaccactcCGCCCACgcgggcttagtaaaagggggtgttagattgtgagcccactaaggaCTGAAAAAgtacccacagaaaggcagtatatcaaatccttaAAGCCAAATAATTAAATAATGCAGCAACATTATTATAACCTTTCACTGATAATAGCTTGTGATGTATATGCTGACTAAGTGTTTGTGTTTACCAGGGAAAAAGATCTTGATGAAGTTTTGCAGACCCACTCGGTATTTATAAATGTATCGAAAGGTCAGGTTGCTAAGAAGGAGGATCTCACTAAAGCCTTTGGAACAGAAGACTTGACAGAAATTTGCAAGCAGGTAAGCTTTATAGTCAACTAACAGAACGCTAGTCTTGTTTTACACTGCTTTCTAAGGAGCAGTAGGGAAACTGTTAATCATACTTTAACATTGATACATCAGGTTTCCAGGTCAGATGAAGGAAGAATAAGGAATGCACTATTTCTGAGAGCATAGCTCTATATAATCCCCTTTTTATGTGTAAAGAATAATTTGAATAGATAATTTAGGATATGGAggtttctaataataataataactttatttttctataccgccacaatcttgcgacttctaggcggttcacaaagaagaagagctgtacaatcagtgaattacagtagatgaatacaaggtggttgaaaggaaaatCATACATGggttgaattataagaaattaactattttacatcttacaattaaaaatagtcggacaccagcgaatatcaggatacaattatgaagagggaattttagcagacagggaatgtggatacctagtgtgaggaagaaattcaggataaggtgtggaagttatgttcgcgggagagtgtctggctaggacaagaatttcttaaacaaagtggtctttagttctttccggaagatgctgtaggtcaacctagcagtatcgatgagatagcctagccatgattgctgtctaccagcttgaaacttgaaagttctgtccaggaaggttcgatatctgcaaccaatgattttcaggtatgcaaacaggttgtggtttctggtagatctaatgggggaatagaattcgaagtgaggtagaaggtaattgggggccattccccagattaattTATAGCAAAAGCTGGAGAACTTGAGTAGAATTCTTTCttcgattggtaaccagtgcagctgtttgtagaagggactaacgtgatcacttttctttagtccgaatctTTCTCTTATTGAAAATATATCATTATTATAGTTCTCTGATTTAATTCAAGGCAGAGAACATcagtatatctaatataataaaacgctaggctgcgcatgcgcacttcctttGTGTGCGCcgattttccatgagctgtagcgacacataggaagagcgcatgcgcggcttttgttctgtcctgctccctgttcaAAGACGCAGCGGTCGCCGTCTCTccgctttctctcttcctcccccccctaggcggatgtcgaccgcggcagccaaaccccTGTGCCGCTCACATCAAAAGCCAACCCTTCCGCGTTTTAAGTTGGGTACTGCTTCTCCCGcggcgcggcggcccgagtcggatgcatcacatagctatagtttgggttcctctttcctacttTGTACTCATtgacattaaacgtcatctgccattttgatgcccagtctcacaaggtcctcttgcgatttaacaactttgaacaactttataTTATCAgcaaatttaggcccccttttataagCTGTGTTAGGGGGTTTTATCGCAGGCCGCTACGGTGAAAGttccaacattcatagaatttctttgagtatcggagcttttaccgcagtgagtcacaatagaaaaaaaaccctaatgcaacttgataaaagggggggtcttaattatctcactagttattaccATCTCTAGATCTTtgctaaatatgttaaaaagcagcgatcccagcacagacccctgtggaaccccactatttacccttctctattgaaaatattgaccatttaaacctactctctgttttctgtctttcaactagttcttaatccataataacattacctcctatcccacgacaatctaatttcctcagaagtctttcatgaggtactttgtcaaaagccttttgaaaatccaaacatcaaccaactcacctttatccacatgttcattcaccccttcaaagaaatgtagtagattgatgaacaagatttcccttgactaaaaacCATGttagctttctctcattaatccatgcttatgtatatattCTGTTGGTGCTGTTTGCTTCTTTCTACCTTAGTAATGATATATTATGTTCAGATTTTAGCAAAAGGAGAACTGCAGGTATCAGAAAAGGAACGACACACACAGCTGGAACAGATGTTCAGAGATATTGCAACCATTGTAGCAGATAAGTGTGTCAATCCTGAAACCAAGCGGCCTTACACTGTAAATCTGATAGAACGAGCAATGAAAGATATCCACTATTCAGTCAAAGCTACCAAGAGCACAAAGCAGCAGGTTGGTATATAGATGCATATGGCTTTTTCTACTCTTCACTGGCTGTAAAACaattagggcctgttttacaaagccgcacggcaacagccctgaagccctttaaatctctatgggcttcggggccgttaccacacTGCAGCCGCTAGCTTTATTTATCACCAACGTTTCAGGGTACTGAACCATTTCCTCAGGGCTCTAAGATTCCCACTGTGAGCAAACATTCAAACTGTGTGAAGTCAGTGGGAGTCtaagagccctgaagaaacggttcaGTACCGTGAAACGTTGGTGATAAATAAAGCTAGCGGCTGCAgtgtggtaacggccccgaagcccatagagatttaaacagcttcagggctgttgccgcgcggctttgtaaaacaggccgtaAGTAGCTTGTATGGCTGACTGCTAGGagtaggggtgggggaaggatcaataaaattgtttattgcttttattgtaaatcgcttcaAGCTCTTTTGATGAGACgggtatatcaaatatagaaaACAGTAAATTTATGAAGCCAGATAAAGACTATCATAGCCCAtctgcagaaacctgaggtaacagtacagtttaggggatgaagaactgttgtgcacaaaagaggagtagGACTTGGTTGTGATAGCATACACTTCCTCCTCGATagtcacaggggttaggggcaaagccggccCACGAATAAGCCACCCCCgactccctcccgcctcccggaCCCCTCCACAACCTTCTTAGGGCCGACTGACCCACCCCCGGCTCCCAGACCCCTCCAGAACTTACTTTGTaatgcctggtggtctagcggtgtagCAGGGCAGGAATGATGTTCCTACACTCCTGCCATGCGCAGAGccaggaacaaaaatggctgccgggaGTTTCCGCTGTGGTCTTGTCGTTTTTTTAATTACCCTTTCTCGTGTGGTTGGAGTAATTAATTCTTTCCTATATACCTGCCCTTAAATTTTGGACTTGTAACTGTTCCTTCATCTGTGATTTTCTTTGTAATCCCtatttttaattattgatttTATACAAACCATTTAGATATCTTTTTTTGGTTAgcaatatattaaataaatgtgAACAACTATTTCAAATGTAAAGCTAGCtttcctcttcataacctctaatttcttattatgtccttccctcatttattgaatttacctgtaaaccgtgccgagctctatctttatgatgcggtatacaaatttaaggtttagtttagtttctcttcctctctcttttttttttctctctctctctctctcttttttttctctctttttttcctctttcttttttctctctctctctctcctttttttctctctcttttttctctctctctcttccttttttctctctttctcattctcattaaaaggcgtcatatatgcaggtaaattagggaaatcccttttcttcaaattcacggagctttggaataacctccctgccctgctgcggaacctaggctcattccaattattccaaaagcatctggaaaacctggcttttctccaaaacgtaaagctatctatttaaaatgtaaagctagctatcctcttcataacctctaatttcttattatgtccttccctcatttattgaattacctgtaaaccgtgccgagctctatctttatggagatgatgcggtagacaaacttaaggtttagtttagtttatatatcATTTTTTTAATTAACAGTTTGGGGGTCCTATTAGTAAGCTGCGGAAAGTACTAACTCGTGTTTGCCACCGGTTAAAAAGCACTACCATGGGGCGTGCCCAGTCATCCCATATTAGTTTTTGCATATGCGTGCAGTACCCAAATgctaaaaaaattgtttttatttttagtgtTGGGGTGGGTCTAAGGGTGGAGAACAGGTGTgttctgcgctaatcagttagcgcaggtACATTGCTGCGTGCTGACCAGTTAGCCATtattgcctacaaaatgggtaTTGGTAAGTACTCACGTGCTAACGGCTGCATGTTAATAGGACATTGGCATGTGGGCATTCTTGCCAAAATAGAAAAATCAGCTATTTCCCGGCAgtgctaaaagtggccttagtgtgtggGAATGGCTCGTGCTGGGGTTGCACAGGACTGCTTAGTAAATAGATCCCTATATTAAAAGTGAAATATGAAAGTGATGTTGCTTTTAAGTTTCTCTCCTTTCAGCTTCATTTCATATCCTCTGATACCTTAGCATCGTCATCTTTAGAAAAGGTTTTTGTTCATTAATACTGTTCaggcatttaaacatctgtatcttaTTCCCATTTCATATTCCCATTTCATACCCGCACAtcatcccgccccccccccccccccccatctgtcagatctttaaacagtctatggaacttcaggaaggccttgtaaaccttcctctttacaaacccagctcttTAGCTTACATCTGCATCCCTGACTGACCCTTGCGTCGGACCACCGGACCAAAAACCCACCATTCTTCAGTGATGCacaaagctattttaccttatgttaggctatgtccatacggaaaatgatgtaatttaaaccaCCATAGGCTATGGCTTTtcggaaaatgctgcaatttgaaacaccctatgtccactaagtctgtttCTCCAAATCTGTATGGTATGACTATGCGTTAAAAGCTTAAACTTTATACCTCTGTGTAcaccaagtttgtttttcccaccaaGGTTTGTCCTGCTTATaatgtgaatgtactcttgtaacccgttctgggctcctttgggaggatgggctaaataaataaatgttaagaGAAACCTTGTCTAATCCCTGTTGTTCTCTGTGTGCAAGCTGGAATGTATGACTCTGTGCCCAGCTAAACGTCCCTTGCATTCCTTTGCCAGGCACTGGATGTAATCAAGCAGCTGAAGGAAACTCTGCAGATCGAGCGAGCGCACATGAGACTGCGCTTCATCCTCCCAGCCAAAGACGGCAAGAAGCTGAAAGAGAAGCTGAAACCACTCATCAAGGTCATCGAGAGTGAAGAT from Geotrypetes seraphini chromosome 15, aGeoSer1.1, whole genome shotgun sequence includes these protein-coding regions:
- the SBDS gene encoding ribosome maturation protein SBDS; translated protein: MSIFTPTNQIRLTNVAVVRMKKGGKRFEIACYKNKVMSWRSGAEKDLDEVLQTHSVFINVSKGQVAKKEDLTKAFGTEDLTEICKQILAKGELQVSEKERHTQLEQMFRDIATIVADKCVNPETKRPYTVNLIERAMKDIHYSVKATKSTKQQALDVIKQLKETLQIERAHMRLRFILPAKDGKKLKEKLKPLIKVIESEDFDEELEIVCLIDPGCFRELDELIRCETKGKGTLEVLSLKDVEEGDEKLE